The genomic region CCTTGCCACTTCGCTTGGGGCCGATCAGCAGCAACATCTTTTGCTGCCGGGTGTCGCATGTCAGGCAATACCCGAACCACTCTTGCAGTGTATCAATGGATTGTGGATCGTCGAGCCATAATTGCTGTAGAAATGCCAGCCAGCCATCGGGCCGCGCGGCGTCGATGCGAAAATCATACTCCAATGCTACCGTGGAAAATAACCGCGGCGTCGGGTCGATGGCACAATCTTCGCCCCGTAGCAACGATGGCAAATGCACCAGCGCGTTTTTTGCGACCAGCAATTCGTCAGCCGGCCAATTGCGCGGCGGCTCTCCCTCTCCGATCCACGTGGGCGGTTCTACGTCGCTCGACAGCATTGCCTGCGCCTTCAATTGGTCCATTACGTTATTGGTTATGTGGCATGGTAGCCGGCAGTAGGTGTTGTTCAGCGATCGAATCAAATACGCGCGCGCTTCCCCAAACGGAATATCACAATAGCGTTGTTTGCGCCACGCGATGAATGAGCCGCGCCAATATCGCAATTTCGGAACACCGTCTGTAACGGATGCATCAAGAAACGCCTTTGCTTCGTCAGCGGGGTCGATTTCGCGGGCCGCGGCTTTCATTTCCGACGCGCTGATCGGCTCCGGCTCCTGCGATTCGTCCAATAGTTTTCGCAGTTCCACCGCGCTATGTGCGACGAGATAATCATCCAGCCCAACCTTAGCCGGTTTGCCCTCCGGTCCCTGCTGCCCGGCGGGCAAGCGCGCCACGCGAACAATCGCGCCGCGGTCGGAAAGATGTTTTGCCAGCCGCGATTCGGCGTCAACAACTTGGGGATTATCTGCAACGTCGCTGTCGAATACGATCCGCACTTGCCGGCCGCGCCAGTCGATTCGTTCCAGCGAGGGCAACATTCGCTCACTTTTGCCATCTTTCCAACCGTACACGCCAACCAACCCGATGCACGGGAATCCCTCTTGCGTGGCCTTGAGCGATTTTTTCTCGCCTTCCGTCAACAGCAATTCCGCATCGGGCCTATTGAGCACCTCGGCCACGCCCGGTGGAAGGTAGATTTCGTTCGCTCGTCCTATCGGCGATTCGTATTTGACTACTCTTTCGCCCTTCCGTCGCGGGTTGTCGGGCTTAATACGGCAGTATCCATTTTGCCCTTCTGCGCTGACGAACGGGAACACTAGTGCCGGGGCCATTCGCTTGGGCATTTTTCGCCTACCGAGAATCGCTTCCAATCGTTGAGGGTTGGCTACACTCTGGATGCCGGCAGCGACAATGATCGAATCGCTCAAGCCGCTTTTGCGCAGCTCGGCAAGATGATGGGGCAATATACCGGCTAACGTGGGAGTGCTTTCAGAGAACATGGGATACAATTTATTTGAGGTGTATAGCTTTTCCACGACGCGCACAGTGATTTGGCGTAGGGTGTATTTAATTGGAACGATGGATTCTTGAACCCAAGCGAAGGCAATAGCTTCCCGCCGGGAACCCGACTCACCCCCTGCGATTCATATTCCAGCCTTTTCCAAGTCCCGCTCGGCCTGTTTGATCGCCTTATCTCGTTGGTGCGGCGTGCGGATCGGTGGCGGCAACCCATCACGGGCAGCAGTGACAGCCGCGGAGAATTGAGATAGGGCTTCGCGGCTCGTGTAACGTCGACCTCCAACTACTGCGGTCTCCAGTTTGATGCCTTTAATGCCGCGGAGCCGCCAGCGGTGCAGGGTTGAAACGTGCACATTACCCGGCAACAGCCGGGCCGCGTCGGGGAATGTTAGCAATTGCTCTTGGGTAATGTCGATCATGGCGTTTCCTTTCAATCTGTAAGCAAACAATGGCAATAAACGGTGCATATAAATACTCTACTCTTCAAGCAAAAAAATCCCGATTGTCACGTTTGAGCAAAGAATCGGATTTGAGCGCACGTATAACTACATACAGATTCTCTACCGACAAGTCTGGCAAATACCGATTCCATGCGTCACTCGTAGATGTAGCGCGCACGTGCGATCAGATTTCCGCACGGCGATCTGCGCTTGAGGTGGAGGTAGTAACCTCTGCACGCCAGCCGCCAATTAGAGAAGTGCTCCAACCGGCATCTTGCTATGTGCCCGATACTGACAGACTACTTTTCTGACTGGGCAATGCGAGAGAGTTTGTTAGACTGTCGATAGAATGGGGAAGCTATGCTAAATGGCATTCAGGCACGCTGGCAACCATCGCCGCTACATCTTCATCCGACACCGTCGGCGTGCTAATTTGTGGAATCTTCACACGATCACGGACTGCAATGCGAAACTGCTCCACGCGCGGATCGTCGCCCCAGGTCTCATGCGCAATTACCACTAGCTGATCGACGAAATGCTGTAGTGTATACAAACTGATTTTATCTTTTGCATTCGCATTGACCGCAGCGGCACGATCAACAACTTTTGCCACTTGCATTAGCGCACTCGACATAATCGAGGCAACATCAATGACGTGTTGACGAGCCTCGATGTCGTCCGGCCTGGCATCAGCCACTTCACGTACGATGCTATATAATGCTACCGACTGCCCAGCAGCATCGCGCATCAAGGCCAATTCTTCAAATAGCTGTAGCTGTTCGTGTGGTGGCATTGCACATAGGTCACGAACCGCTTCACTTAATGTCGATTTTAGATAGCGTCGGTAGATAGGTGGCATTTTACGACCTTGCAGTACACTTATTCGACCATTGTAGATAGGCGTCGGCTTGTAGTTGTTACGACCCCTGCCGCGCGAACGACGGCCACCATGCCGATAGCAGTATTTGCTAAACCGACAGCGCCACCACTTGCAGCGCTCACCGGTGCGCTTGAGGATCGTCTGACATCGGTAGTGGTCTGGTGCGCGCCCACCATGTTGTTTGAAAAAACTATTGCGGCGATTCGCAGCAAGTTTTGCATCGGTCATTAAGCATATTCGTGTTTTTATCACTCGTCATTCTCGCCATCGCGCACATCGCGGCGTGCTAAGGGCTACTTCACCCACCATGCGCAGCGATTTACCAGCTTTCTTATCCACCAACCATTGCACTGCGCACGGAGCGCAATTACTAGTACTATACCGGCTTTGAGAAAATTACAGATTTTCAATGATTTGACATCGCAAGCGCTGATTTCCTTATGGAGCGCATGCTTTCAATCAATCAGTCAGCACCTTGAGTATTTCTTTGGTGCACTGTGCGCGAAGCAATGTGATTTGTCCGCTCAGACTTTCAAACTGTGCGTTGCGCTTTGTAATTATATCGCAGGCCGCTTGCCGAGCATCAATCGGTGATGCATTGTAAAGCCGGATAACCCCGTGGCCATGTGGTGAATCGCTGTAGCGCTGCACTAGATCGGAGTTGTCGATCGGTTTGTCAGAATGATCGTTTGCCATTTGTGCAGCATCCGCCGAATTGTTCAACAGTTTTAACAAAGCTTTGAAACAATCCGCATCGACTGTCGTCTGCTGCTTTGACAGGCCGGCAATTTTACTTTCGAATTCAGAAGCAATCTTTATGGCCTGCTTTTGTTTGTCGAGCGGTGCATCCTTGTAAGCCATGCCAGCCGGGCTCCCAATCTCCGAAATAACTCGTTCGATTCGATCCAATCCTTCGGCGTCGAATGGTGCCGTTTTCACACCCCCTTTACTGCCTCTCAAGTTCTTCGATTGATCCGCTTTCGGGGCCTGATTGGCCGCTCCATTCGCGATCTTGCCCTCGTCTGCCTTGTTGTTGTTAGTTGTAGTTTGCGAGGGTTCGTCTTGCTTAGTATTCGTTGCTTGCGCCCCAGCGTTGCCTTCTGTCGATACAGTCACGCCGTTGATGAACGCCCGCTGCGCAAGTACACTTTTACTATATTGCACATCGCCGTTACCGGTGACACCCGTGTCGATGAGTATGATGTAGGCCAAAGTTCGGCTGGCGAATTCCTTTGGCAGAGCAACTGTCTGCATATCAATTCGACCATGCGGCGCGCCTTCGGCGGCTGCAACACCATCAAATACCCGCACCGTTGATTTTTCGTTAATCGCGTTGACGTATTCGCCGTCATACCAATCGCGGATGTCTTCGCCTTCCTTTAGCCGTGAAGTGTGGGTCGTGCCATCGGAGCACACAAAGGTCAGAGAAACTGTGGTTGCCTCAGCAACACCTTGCGATGTGTTAATTAAGGTATCTACCGCGGTCGCACCGTAGATGTTGACCGGTAAAACCATCGTTTGCGTGCTTCGTATGCCAACGGTCGTGCCAACAGCCGCGTTCCATGAATTTTTGCCCATCTTAGGCAGAAGATCGAACGGAACACCTCCAAGAGTCTGCATTCCCTCCGGCATATTCGGGATGCGGTTGTTTAACTCATTTGCGACCTGTCCCAAACTGACAGTGACGTATTCGGTCTTCGCGGCGGTCACTTCGGTACAGACGAGAATTACAACCAACAAAACAGTGACCTGGCGCATTACAGTACCTCCGAAAGTTACACCAGAATCGGAATAAGTAGCCGTTATTTTGCGCCCCCACCCATCGGTTGTCAAAAGGTGGTGATAGAATGCGCCGATTCGAGCGCAGGCCTGACTATGGGAAGCGTTGCCACGATGCCCAAACGCAATCTATGCGAAGCGGGATAAGGTACAATCGAAATCGCCCCACGGAGAATCAAATGGCCTCACAACCACAGCCACAGCCTAAGCCGCAACCTAGACCGGATCACATTCAGCCGCCACGGCCCATTAAACCGTCGATGCCGCCGCGATAATTGGACTGCAAATAAGCTACCGGCGTTCGAGCCGGCGGCGCGGCCTAAAAGATAATTGACAGGCCCAGAGCTATAGTGTACTTATTTACACTATATGCCAATTGCCCATGCTGACGCCGATTGTTTTTACGTTTCCGCCGAACGGGTGCGGTATCCGCACTTGCACAAGCTGCCTGTAGGCGTGCTGAGCAATCAAGGCGCTTGCGTTATCGCCCGGAGCTACGAATTGAAACGCAAGGGAATCACGGTGGGAATGCCAATCTGGGAAGCCCGCCCGCTGTGTCCCCATGCTGTTTTTGTGAAACGGGATTTTGAATGGTATGAATGTTTGTCACGTCGGATGCTGGACGTGCTGCACACAGTCAGCCCCACCGTCGAATACTACAGCATTGACGAAATGTTTTTCGACGCCAGCGGTGTCGATCCACGGCCATTGCAGCAACAGATTCTCCGCGACGTTGGAATTCCGGTAACGATTGGCATTTCCAAAACACGCTCACTCGCCAAGCTGGCGTCCGACA from Pirellulales bacterium harbors:
- a CDS encoding DUF3854 domain-containing protein — its product is MFSESTPTLAGILPHHLAELRKSGLSDSIIVAAGIQSVANPQRLEAILGRRKMPKRMAPALVFPFVSAEGQNGYCRIKPDNPRRKGERVVKYESPIGRANEIYLPPGVAEVLNRPDAELLLTEGEKKSLKATQEGFPCIGLVGVYGWKDGKSERMLPSLERIDWRGRQVRIVFDSDVADNPQVVDAESRLAKHLSDRGAIVRVARLPAGQQGPEGKPAKVGLDDYLVAHSAVELRKLLDESQEPEPISASEMKAAAREIDPADEAKAFLDASVTDGVPKLRYWRGSFIAWRKQRYCDIPFGEARAYLIRSLNNTYCRLPCHITNNVMDQLKAQAMLSSDVEPPTWIGEGEPPRNWPADELLVAKNALVHLPSLLRGEDCAIDPTPRLFSTVALEYDFRIDAARPDGWLAFLQQLWLDDPQSIDTLQEWFGYCLTCDTRQQKMLLLIGPKRSGK
- a CDS encoding DUF1580 domain-containing protein is translated as MIDITQEQLLTFPDAARLLPGNVHVSTLHRWRLRGIKGIKLETAVVGGRRYTSREALSQFSAAVTAARDGLPPPIRTPHQRDKAIKQAERDLEKAGI